The Syntrophorhabdaceae bacterium genome includes a region encoding these proteins:
- a CDS encoding 3-methyl-2-oxobutanoate dehydrogenase subunit beta, whose amino-acid sequence MKKLMSGNAALGEAAVLAGCTCYFGYPITPQNELTEYMAKRVPEAGGIFIQSESEIAAINMVLGASVAGARAMTSSSSPGMSLKQEGISYLAADELPAVVVNMMRGGPGMGNISPAQSDYLQATRGGGHGDYKTIVLAPGSVQELTDIVPLAFDLADAYRNPVIILGDGMLGQMMEPVSFDNIKPAKDYPKDYILTGAKGRPSRMVRSLLFDTKEEEEHNWKLFRKYQRMEQNE is encoded by the coding sequence TTGAAGAAACTCATGAGCGGCAACGCGGCGCTGGGTGAAGCGGCGGTCCTTGCCGGCTGCACATGCTATTTCGGGTACCCCATTACCCCGCAGAACGAACTGACAGAATACATGGCAAAACGAGTACCGGAAGCCGGAGGAATATTTATTCAATCTGAAAGTGAGATCGCGGCGATCAACATGGTCCTTGGAGCAAGCGTGGCGGGGGCTCGTGCCATGACATCGTCAAGCAGCCCCGGCATGAGCCTGAAACAGGAAGGCATCTCTTATCTCGCGGCAGACGAACTCCCGGCAGTTGTTGTTAACATGATGAGAGGCGGACCTGGTATGGGAAATATCTCTCCCGCCCAGTCCGATTATCTGCAGGCTACGCGCGGCGGCGGCCACGGCGATTACAAGACGATCGTTCTTGCGCCGGGATCGGTCCAGGAGTTGACCGATATTGTTCCCCTCGCGTTTGATCTTGCCGATGCGTACAGGAATCCTGTCATTATCCTCGGTGACGGGATGCTGGGACAGATGATGGAGCCGGTGAGTTTTGATAACATAAAACCCGCTAAAGATTATCCGAAGGATTATATCCTGACTGGTGCGAAAGGAAGACCTTCACGGATGGTCCGTTCCCTTCTCTTTGATACGAAGGAAGAGGAGGAGCATAACTGGAAACTCTTCAGAAAGTATCAGCGGATGGAGCAGAACGAG
- a CDS encoding 4Fe-4S binding protein, translated as MKGAIRIEQERCKGCLLCIEFCPKKAIFLSNILNSKGYFVASFEESRECTGCATCAIMCPEVAIEVFKN; from the coding sequence GTGAAGGGCGCGATCAGGATAGAACAGGAAAGATGCAAGGGCTGTTTGCTCTGTATTGAGTTCTGCCCGAAGAAGGCGATCTTCCTCTCAAATATATTAAATTCCAAGGGATATTTTGTCGCTTCTTTTGAAGAAAGCAGGGAATGCACAGGGTGTGCCACCTGCGCGATCATGTGTCCTGAGGTCGCGATAGAGGTATTCAAGAATTGA